The following are encoded together in the Bacillus sp. V2I10 genome:
- a CDS encoding glycosyltransferase — MSVNVNEKVTAIIKTFERPYCLDMLIKSINKFYPGLPIIVADDSKSPIPRTDVEYHVLPFDSGLSTGRNFLMKQVKTPYFLLLDDDHFFINETKIESLLDVLENSDIDIVGGRYIQTNGVRNSQAVFKIIENELILTANPYGIENGVELYDNVANFFLAKTDKLQNHKWDESLKLGEHWDFFLSHKGKIKVAMHPEIFLFHTNDRSNDVYNQHRNREYEVYRQMFMAKHGLLQIKSELKRSPIDAVKEYLSSETIETYFS, encoded by the coding sequence ATGTCAGTCAATGTAAACGAGAAAGTAACCGCGATCATTAAAACATTCGAACGTCCATATTGCCTGGATATGCTCATAAAGAGTATAAACAAATTCTATCCTGGTCTGCCTATTATTGTAGCAGATGATAGTAAATCTCCGATTCCCCGCACAGATGTAGAGTATCATGTTCTTCCTTTTGATAGCGGACTGTCAACAGGCCGTAATTTCCTAATGAAACAAGTGAAAACTCCTTATTTTTTATTACTAGATGATGATCACTTTTTTATTAACGAAACTAAAATTGAATCGTTGCTTGATGTTCTTGAAAACTCTGATATAGATATTGTTGGCGGCCGATATATTCAGACAAACGGGGTAAGAAATTCACAAGCAGTTTTTAAGATAATTGAGAATGAGCTCATTTTAACAGCTAATCCGTACGGAATTGAAAATGGGGTGGAATTGTACGATAATGTTGCCAACTTTTTTTTGGCAAAAACGGATAAATTACAAAACCATAAATGGGATGAAAGTTTAAAATTAGGAGAACATTGGGATTTTTTCTTAAGTCATAAAGGAAAAATTAAAGTAGCGATGCATCCAGAAATATTTCTTTTTCATACAAACGACCGCTCAAATGATGTGTATAACCAGCATCGAAATCGGGAATATGAAGTTTACAGACAAATGTTTATGGCTAAGCATGGTCTCTTACAAATTAAAAGTGAACTAAAGCGCTCGCCTATTGATGCCGTAAAGGAATACTTGAGTTCAGAAACAATTGAAACCTATTTTAGTTGA
- a CDS encoding helix-turn-helix domain-containing protein: MAKSPFSALEKYEIITAYENRSFSSLEFCQQMNLARSTIKHWIHLFKTYGIDGLQGVKWKGYSKTGSCIGPSFRRIFFKGAYS; the protein is encoded by the coding sequence ATGGCTAAAAGTCCTTTTTCTGCGCTAGAAAAATATGAAATTATAACTGCTTACGAAAATCGATCATTTTCTTCACTGGAATTCTGCCAACAGATGAATTTAGCAAGAAGTACAATTAAACACTGGATTCACCTTTTTAAGACATATGGCATAGACGGACTTCAAGGAGTGAAATGGAAAGGTTACTCTAAGACAGGCAGCTGTATTGGACCATCTTTCAGGAGGATATTCTTTAAGGGAGCTTATTCATAA
- a CDS encoding helix-turn-helix domain-containing protein has protein sequence MTKSRSTTLKERLEIVSHCLVHQKNHHQTAQHFHVSYQQVYQWVIKFEESGEKGLQDKRGKQNKNQSYLPKKK, from the coding sequence ATGACTAAAAGCCGATCCACCACACTTAAAGAACGACTCGAAATTGTTTCACATTGTCTGGTTCACCAAAAGAATCATCATCAAACCGCCCAACATTTTCATGTGTCTTATCAACAGGTCTATCAATGGGTGATAAAATTCGAAGAAAGTGGAGAAAAAGGGCTTCAAGACAAACGTGGCAAGCAAAACAAGAATCAGAGTTATCTCCCGAAGAAAAAATGA